The Calypte anna isolate BGI_N300 chromosome 3, bCalAnn1_v1.p, whole genome shotgun sequence genome segment AGTATGTCTTGTGTAATGCTTCTTTCCCCTCCCAGGTCTTAGCAGAACAAAAACTTTATCTTGATTGAATGGTAGGCACTGCACTTAGTAAAACTAAAGTTTCAAACTAATTTGTATTTAAGATAAGTTATTTGAAGGATTTTGTAGTGTGgccaggaaaagaaatttttttacctatttttcaaaataatatttttctctcactATATAAATAAAGCTCACTCTGGATAGAAACCTGGTTTTGCAGAATCAATAACCAAACCAAATATGTGGTTTCACCATTTTCTGGTCCTGAGAGTTCATGTGTTCTTGGTGTTGGTAATTGTTATACACAGGGAGATTAATACAAGATTTTCAGTAGCTTTTATTGAAATGAAGAAGCAAAATATATGAGGTTTATAGCATCAGACCCTGCCTTCCTACTTAGATGAAGGActataaaataatgaaaggaGAACATCACTGAGTTGATCTCTACTGATGTTTGTGACAAAcctaaaaaggagaaattaaaggTGAGGGGGGTGAAATGATCATGGTTCAGAAAGTCCTTTGTAACCTTCCTCTAAATGGAAATACGGATCTGTAGTAAAACCTGATGTGCCTTAACTTTTGCCATGAAACCCATTCCCCATGATCTCCCAATGATCTACTTCTCTCTTCTCATCCTATCTGGAGGGCACTGGAGTGGTAAGAAGGCAACTGCAGGAAGTTACTGCTTCTCTAAGCAGTTGATGTTCTCCATGACAGAGGAAATAAATCATTGCACTTACAGGTACTACAAAACAGTTTCACCTGAAGGACTACAAATTCTGGCTGATATACTCCTTAGTTTCTTTGGCACTTTCCCTCCCAGTATGGATCTCTATCTCTATGTGTTTCTCCTCACTTTGGCATTTAATCAGCAGTTTGAATCAGGTTCTTAGGGCCTTTCCTATTTCTGTCCTCTGAAATAATCATCAAGTGACAAGAATAACACTGTTCATGAGAGCTGTCCCTACTGTGAAGTAGGATGAGGTTGTCTCCTTTTAGATCTTGCTGCAATAAAAGGAGTTTGGGAATTCTGTAGCAGGGCAAGTTCCTCTCTGTAAGGCAAGTAGCCTCGTAGTATCCTCCTATTTGGGACAGTAGAGTTGGGATCAGTAGCTGGGAAATGGCTCCACCTCCACAACGCAACCCGTTCAgctggtttgttttaaaaatgataAGTAATTCAGTTCTGGACCAGGTAGCAGAAAGCTGCATAGTGAATTATTCTGGGTGACTGATGCAGCTGGATGTAGCACTGGTGGTGATGAAGGCTTATCTCTGTTTGGAGGTCTGTTCAGCTCAGTTAAATCTTCCATTCTCCACATGACCCCATGGCTCTAGTCCTTTATTTGGAGCTACGGAATGAAAACACTTGCTGTCTTTATAAATCCAGGCACTGGGGGCTATATGGCTCAAAAGAACCAGTCCATTAATACAAGTACCTGAAGCTGAGTGAACGCTGGAATTGCTCTAGTAGTTTACGGTGAATAAAAACTGGGGgcttcttatatttttttcttttgcctctttcTTGTTCTGGTCAACTAAGTTACATGCACCTTTGAGGCCCAGTATCCCAACCATCCACTCTGGCATCCCAGATCTTCTCTATGTAAAGAGCTAGTGCTCCTCTCTCAAGCTGACATACAGCAGGGATGCAGCTGTGGTGCACACACTATGAACACAGAAGCAGACATAACCATAAAGACCTCCCTTAATTCAGTCAGGACACTTTGAGGAGCAGCAAAAAATATTCAAACTGTAACATGTCCTGAATTTGAACCATTAATTGGTGCTACCGCAGGAGGCACTGAAAGATGGACAGGTATAGGAATTACTGTCTGATCCTTGGGTAGCTTCCCCAAGTTATTAAAGATCACCAAAGCTATTTATTTGTGGCATATGAGTTCAGATGTTGAGACTGGAGAATTATAATGCTTGCTTGtcacattttaaagtaattgGCTTCCAtattaaattgaaataaaatagattAGTATACATCAATTAATGCTTAAGTATCAGAGATCAGAAGAATTTGCTTTCCTTATGGTCAGAAGTTATATATAATCTCATGACAAGTTTAAGAACTGCCAATTTTGgctaaaataaaactgttcctTAGAAGGAAATAAGAGTTAAGTTAtgagaaaattaactttaaaaattaactatatctgctttgtgttttttaagtCAGTTTCAACTGAATGATTTAAATCACAGTAAAATATGGGAACATTGAAATGTCCTTCTATCTATCTGCAGGTATCCCCAGGTACTTGCTGAGGTAACATTTCTGTGGAAGTTCTATCTCTGGAAATTCCTGTTTCCAGAAATGGCATTTCAACACCAACTTCTCAGCATTACCGTAGTGGTTGTGGCTATGCTGTGGCAGAATAGGAGGAGTTCCTGGATCTGACCAAGGTCGTGAGAGGGTTGTGAAACTCCAGGTAAGTAGGAAAGCAGGTAGAAAAATATCTCAAGGgtgtatatatgtaaatatatatacacatgcacaTAAATGTATATGAAGATACCGAAATAAATACTATACAAAACTCTGAGGTCAGGAATTGGAAAGGTTCAAATACATATTTGATGTTTTCAAGAATACATCATGCTCTTCTGTGGATGACtctagaaagaaattaattggtTGGTGTGACAACAGAAATAATTGTGGTCCATATCAAAGTAGGTAACATTTAGAGTAGAGGAGGATAGATTGCAGCATCATATGAAGCAATACTGTTGTACTGAAACCATGATTGGGAGACACCTGCTCTTAAACTTTGTTCTAAATGTTTTCATGGTCTGAcaagttttctgccttttaaaccaaagattttttccttcattgcaTTAAGCTTATCTCATGTTAATTTCAACATGATAGTAATATAGAAGCTGATTTATTGATTAATTAGTCATTCTTCCTCCACAGTAGAAAAAATTGAGGAGTAATAAACCAGAACCTGTTGCTTTCAAATATGCTAAAGCTAAGTTAAACCATCAAGCTGATTTAAACCTGCTTCTGTCAAATGCTGAATAGTGGCACTCATAatttagtttcttttcattGCTATAACATTTCACAGTAAccagagatgaagaaaagaatGTGTCACAAGAGCAAAACTGAATTACATGCTCTAACAATATCTTATATTCTTTTCAGGTTCAATGTAATCTCATTGGGCACCAGCAGTGAAACTCTTCTGTTCAAAATGGTTTATGGTGAATTTTTCCGCAGACCTGGCAAGGATGCAGAAGTTATCAATTTGAATGTGGGTGGCTTTAAGCAATCAGTGGATCAAAGCACCTTGCTCCGATTTCCTCACACCAGACTTGGAAAACTTCTCAAATGCCACTCAGAAGAGGCTATTCTAGAACTGTGTGATGATTATAGTGTTGCAGACAAGGAATATTACTTTGACAGAAATCCTTCCCTGTTCCGATATGTTCTGAATTTTTACTACACGGGCAAACTTCATGTCATGGAAGAACTTTGtgtcttttccttctgccaggAAATAGAGTACTGGGGGATAAATGAGCTGTTTATCGATTCCTGCTGCAGCAATTGGTaccaagaaaggaaagaagaaggcCCTGAGAAATACTGGGATCAGAAGAGTGATGGAAGTATAGACTCCTCAAATGAAGAGTCATCTGCATTTGATAAAGAGCTGGAAAAGTTTGACAGTATGTGTTTAGgtgaaataagaaagaagaTCTGGGTCCGAATGGAAAATCCTGCATACTGCTTGTCTGCCAAGTTAATTGCCGTGTCATCCCTGAGTGTTGTCTTGGCATCAATCGTGGCCATGTGCATTCACAGCATGCCAGAGTTTCAAAGGCTGGATGCCAATGACAGGGAAATTGAAGACCCTGTGCTGGAAGCTGTGGAGATTACATGCATCATCTGGTTCACTGCTGAGTTAGTGATCAGGCTCATCGCCGCTCCAAGTCAAAAGAAGTTCTGGAAGAAACCACTGAATATTATTGATTTTGTCTCTATTATTCCTTTTTATGCCACCTTGGCTGTGGAcacaaaggaagaggaaagcgAAGATCTTGAAAACATGGGGAAAGTTGTTCAGATCCTGCGGTTAATGAGGATATTTCGCATCCTGAAACTGGCCAGGCACTCCGTAGGGCTGCGGTCTTTAGGTGCCACTTTGAGGCACAGCTACCAGGAAGTTGgacttctgcttttgtttttgtctgttgggatttctattttttcagtgcttgtCTACTCAGTAGAGAAAGACGACGACTCATCAGAACTGCAAAGCATCCCCATTTGCTGGTGGTGGGCAACAATCAGCATGACCACTGTTGGCTATGGGGACACTTATCCAGTCACGcttgctggaaagctgctcGGCACCCTATGCATTATTTGTGGGATACTTGTGGTAGCACTTCCAATCACCATTATTTTCAATAAGTTTTCTAAGTACTATCAGAAACAAAAAGCTATTGATCCTGACCAATGCAACAATGATCGCAAAGAGAAATATAATGACCTACCTTATTTTAACATCAGAGATATTTATGCAAAAAAGATGCACTCCTTCATATCCAGCCTTTCTTCAGTAGGAATTGTAGTCAGTGACCAAGATTCAACAGATGCCTCCAGCATCCAAGATATGGAGGATGTTTATCACACAATGTCTCTAGAAAATGatacaggaaaatgaatttaataactttctctttatttttcttctgattcttGGTAAATATGGACTTACAAGCATGAGTGAATTTATTAAGAGCAGTTAATTCTCAGGGTACTTAACTCTCAGCCATATTTGGACATTCTTTGCTCTGAGGATGCCATACAAGCTTCATTGTTTATATGAGGCTTTAAACTATGCCTCATatggtggtttattttttacacAAATGATGTTAtgcattttggggaaaaaaagtcagcaaaacGGTTTATATGTAAGGtcagtgtttgtttggttttgtggattgtttgttggtttttgtttttgtttttgtttttgtttttttgcttgtttgtttttctctttttctccctgcagaAAACTGATAGCTTACA includes the following:
- the KCNS3 gene encoding potassium voltage-gated channel subfamily S member 3, which codes for MVYGEFFRRPGKDAEVINLNVGGFKQSVDQSTLLRFPHTRLGKLLKCHSEEAILELCDDYSVADKEYYFDRNPSLFRYVLNFYYTGKLHVMEELCVFSFCQEIEYWGINELFIDSCCSNWYQERKEEGPEKYWDQKSDGSIDSSNEESSAFDKELEKFDSMCLGEIRKKIWVRMENPAYCLSAKLIAVSSLSVVLASIVAMCIHSMPEFQRLDANDREIEDPVLEAVEITCIIWFTAELVIRLIAAPSQKKFWKKPLNIIDFVSIIPFYATLAVDTKEEESEDLENMGKVVQILRLMRIFRILKLARHSVGLRSLGATLRHSYQEVGLLLLFLSVGISIFSVLVYSVEKDDDSSELQSIPICWWWATISMTTVGYGDTYPVTLAGKLLGTLCIICGILVVALPITIIFNKFSKYYQKQKAIDPDQCNNDRKEKYNDLPYFNIRDIYAKKMHSFISSLSSVGIVVSDQDSTDASSIQDMEDVYHTMSLENDTGK